The region ACAacttcaatattttatcaaaaaattctaaataaaataaaaatggataCCTAAAGTtttcctaaaattctaaatcaaataactACATGATCCATGGAATCATCTTGcaaccatcttaaaacaattccataggTTAGCTTAGTACCCTGCACACTGTACTTACAAAAGGCACAAAACACTGCTTGTTCTCTCAACTATTGTAGCAAAAGTATTTTGAGTAACTTTGGAAAAATGTAAAGTTCTTATTCCATCACAATTTACTTTTTGTAAATGAATATACAGGTACTAATACTACACATCCATTAGAATAAGACTCATGTTATGAAAGGATCtaggtgtacagttgaagtctgaagtttacatacacttaggatggagtcattaaaacgcatttttcaaccactctaaaaatgtattgttaaacaaactatagttttggcaagtcggttaggacatctactttgtgcatgacacaagtcatttttccaacaattgtttacagacagattatttcacttataattcactgtgtcacaattccagtgggtcagaagtttacatacactaagttgattgtgcctttaaacagcttggaaaagtccagaaaattatgtcatggctttagaagcttctgataggctaattgacataatttgagtcaattgaaggtgtacctgtgcatgtatttcaaggcctaccttcaaactcagtgcctctttgcttgacattatgggaaaatcaacagaaatcagccaagacctcaaaataaatggtagacctccacaagtctggttcatccttgggagtgatctccaaatgcttgaaggtactaagttcatctgtacaaacaatagtaagcaagtataaacaccatgggaccatgcagccgtcataccgctcaggaaggagacgcgttctgtctcctggagatgaacatactttggtgcgaaaagtgcaaatcaatcccagaacaacagcaaaggacctcgtgAAGATGATCGAGGAAACAggtccaaaagtatctatatccacagtaaaacgagtcctatatcgacataacctgaaaggccgctcagcatggaagaagccactgctccaaaaccaccataaaaaagccagactacggtttgcaactgcacttggggacaaagatcgtactttttggagaaatgtcctctggtctgatgaaacaaaaatataattgtttggccataatgaccatcgttatgtttggaggaaaaagggggaggattgcaagccgaagaacaccatcccaaccgtgaatcacaCTGCAGAATCCAGATCAAACTCTGATATACAGGAAGCTCAGCTTAAATAGAGGAAAGAGCCAAGCATGCCAGCAACAAACCCAGAAGCTACACATGTATAACTGACCAAATGATGGAAGACAAGCAATGCCATTTTGTATTgtataaagtgagtgtggaagagttGAATTATTATTGTTGtgtatcaacaatgacaagccgcctgggtctgacaacttggacaGAAAATGACAGAGCATGATAGTTGACGACATTCCTATTTGCCATttctgacacaaatgactgatcattggctgagagaaattgataataaaacgattgtgggggctgttagacttcagtgcggcttttaacattattgatcatagtctgctgctggaaaaacttacatgttatggctttacaccccctgctatgatgtggataaagagttacctgtctaatagaacacagagggtgttctttaatggaagcctctccaacataacctaggtagaatcaggaattccccagggcagctgtctaggccccttactttttttcaatcattactaacgacatgccactggctttgaggaaagccagtgtgtctatgtatgcggatgacacaACACTATAGacgtcagctaccacagcgactgaaatgacttcaagggttaacaaagagctgcagataGTTTCAGAATGGGAGTAAAGGAATACATTATATTTCAAAAGCATTGTACTTGTAACATAgatgcagggagtcaggaagcaagtgcaATTAGTGAGTTTAATGACGAAGAACATTGAAtgatacaaaacaagaaaagcatcTCAACATGGGAACATAAACAATATTGCCTGGTGGGTGATAACAACAGTGATATATAAAGGGGAAGTTATCAGGGAAGTGATAAGGTCCAGGTGTTCCTACTGAGGTCCAGGTGTTCCTACTGAAGTCCAGGTGTTCCTACTGAGGTCCAGGTGTTCCTACTGAGGTCCAGGTGTTCCTACTGAGGTCCAGGTGTTCCTACTGAGGTCTGAGGTCCAGGTGTTCCTACTGAGGTCCAGGTGTTCCTACTGAGGTCCATGTGTTCCTACTGAAGTCCAGGTGTTCCTATTGAGGTCCGGGTGTTCCTACTGAGGTCCAGGTGTTCCTACTGAGGTCCAGGTGTTCCTACTGAGGTCCAGGTGTTCATACTGAAGTCCAGGTGTTCCTCCTGAGGTCCAGGTGTTCCTACTGAGGTCCAGGTGTTCCTACTGAGGTCCAGCTGTTCCTACTGAGGTCTGAGGTCCAGGTGTTCCTACTGAGGTCCGGGTGTTCCTACTGAGGTCCAGGTGTTCCTACTGAAGTCCAGGTGTTCCTACTGAAGTCCAGGTGTTCCTACTGAGGTCCAGGTGttcctgcatgttttttttgtgtgagcTAAACATTTAAAACAAATATGTATGTAAAAAcactttataatttttttttttaagttctactgttactgtcccctccaactacaacaacaacaaaaatactgaaATACATGTTTGTCcttaaaacatttaattgaaatgctGTAGAATTCCTTTCATTCCTTTGGAAGACTGTTCCTACTGGTGAGAGCCAATATGGccaaccggtggcttcaaagcctttcAGTGGCCAACACATATCATCAGCAATTCAGGGTTTATACTGTATACATCATTGGCTGTAGTGTAATTTAATCATTATTATGTTAAGTATGTGTTTTTGGTTAAGTATTTAAATACCCTAAATAAACTATTGTTTTAGCATTCACTTACTAAATTATAGAAAAAAAGATTACATAGTTATATCTGCTGtcttgagctctctctctctctctctctctccctctctctccctctctctctctctctctctctctccctccctctctctctctctccctctctctcactctctccctctctctctctctctccctccctctctctctctctccctctctctcactctctccctctgtctctctctctctctctctatctctctctctctctccctctctctccctctctctctctctctccctccctctctctctctctctctctctccctctctctcactctctccctctatctctctctccctctctctccctctctctctctccctccctctctctctctctccctctctctcactctctccctctctctctctctctccctctctctctccatccctctctccctccctctgtcttgctctctccctcgctccctccctctgtcttgctctctccctctctctctctctctctctttctctccctcgctctccctccggctctctctctccctcaccctctctctctctcccctctctctctctctcgctttctctccctccctctctctcactccctctctcgctctccctccctctctctctctctcgctctctctcgcgctctctcgcgctctctctcgctttctctctctctctctctagctctctccctctctccctccctccctctttctttctttctttctttctttctctctctctctctctctctctctctctctctctctctctctctctctctctctctccctctccctccctctcgctctctctcgcgctctctcgcgctctctctcgctttctctctctctctctctctagctctctccctctctccctccctccctctttctttctttctttctttctttctttctttctttctttctttctctttctttctttctttctctctctctctctctctctctctctctctctctctctctctctctctctctccctctctctctctctctctttatctctctcgctctctctccccccacccccctctggcTGTTTCCGTATCTGAGAGGGAGGAATAACCAGCTGGTCCCACTACCCCTATATATTACCAAGCACAACATGCTTCACCTTCAATGAAAGTTGAGTACGGGACGATTGGCTGTCGATCCAGAGATTTTCTCAGATCTGAACATAACCAAGAGCTGCTGTCCTCAGCGCTATTAGCTATTACATCGAACTGGGAGGTGGGAGCCCTTATTCActcaaccgagagagagagagagagcgagagagcgagcgagagagagacagacagacagatagagcgGAACAACTTTGATAGGATATCAACTTGTAACTGTTAAATGAGCGGTGAATGACACGCAGAGAGTGTGTCGCGCTAACCAGGAGCAGAGCGCACTATCTTCTGTCGGTTACAACATCCTGATTCTTTCTATTGTAATAATATATAGAAGTATTTCTttattcatttcatttcattcccttattttctttatttctttatttcaatGAGTGTCGAGTTTCTCATGAGATTATATAAGTTTTCAAACAGGTTGATACCACCCATTTTCACACATAAGACGACTTGGGAAAACGCGTTTTGAGCGACAGCTTTTCACCAGCAAGTTAAGCTGAAAGTGTCCACCACTCTCACTGGGACCATGGCGATCTGTCCGCGGTTACTGCTGCTGCTCGGATGGAGCTATCTATTCGGAGGATATTGCGCGATGTTGAAAGATCATTTCACAGATGTAAAAATTAAAGGTACATCTGGGCACTCCGGTGCGGCCCGGGGGGACAAAGACCGCTCAGAGAAGGATGAGCACGACCTACTTTTACAGGATACTATGGCGGAACACATGCAGATTCTTTACGAACAATACAACCGTGCAGGATTTCCTTTCCGGGACGGGAATACGGTCCGGAGCTTTAAAGCGCGCTGGGGTATGTATATGATGTATCTAAACAGCCGCTGCGTGTTTTAACGCACTATGAAGCAGCCCTCATACTACCATGGTATGGGCTATAGGATTTCTAGACGGTCATGTAAGGACGTAGTTTCATGATTTTATCGATATTTATTTAACTGTTCTGTGTTGTATAGTTTGGACTAGGTTGAAGCACCTGTTGATCCAAAAACCTATCCAACGGCTGCTTCACCTGTTGCTTAGTACGGACATTATTCAGACGAACAGTATTTCAAGCCTGTTATACATTTATACATGACAATACGACTGGTATAATTTCCGTCTTTGTGTGTTAAAtctgcatattttttttttttatgaaggtTGTGTATTCGAATGTATGGACTAAACTCGGCTGGTGTGGCCTATATAAATCTTATATATAACTGTTTTTACATTCAAGAGGCCGTTATGTAGTTATCGCTGtagctacactgagtgtacaaaacattaggaacaccctccTAATATTGCATTCCACTCCCctttgcccccagaacagcctcaattcgtcgggggcatggactctacaaggtgttgaacgcgtcccacagggatgctggctcatgttgacttcaatgcttcccacagttgtgtcaagttggctggatgtcctttgggtggtggaccattcttgatacacttgataatctgttgagcgtgaaaaacccagcagcgttgcagttcttgacacactcaaaccggtgtgcctggcaggTGTACCATAAGAGcagttaaatattttgtcttgctcattcaccctctgaatgtcacacatacacaatccatgtctcaaatgtctcaagccttaaaaatccttctttaacccgactcctccccttcatctttaacctgtctccttcccttcatctttaacctgtctcccacccttcatctttaacctgtctcctcccgttcttctttaacctgtctcctccccttcatctttaacctgtctcccacccttcatctttaacctgtctcctccccttcttctttaacctgtctccttcccttcttctttaacctgactcctccccttcatctttaacctgtctcctccccttcttctttaacctgtctcctccccttcttctttaatctgtctcctccccttcatctttaacctgtctcctccccttcatctttaacctgtctcctccccttcttctttaacctgactcctccccttcatctttaacctgtctcctccccttcttctttaacctgtctcctccccttcttctttaacctgtctcctccccttcttctttaacctgtctcctccccttcttctttaatctgtctcctccccttcatctttaacctgtctcctccccttcatctttaacctgtctcctccccttcatctttaacctgtctcctccccttcttctttaacctgtctcccccccttcttctttaacctgactcctccccttcagctttaacctgtctcctccccttcatctttaacctgtctcctccccttcttctttaatctgtctcctccccttcatctttaacctgtctcctccccttcatctttaacctgtctcctccccttcttctttaacctgactcctccccttcatctttaacctgtctcctccccttcttctttaacctgtctcctccccttcttctttaacctgtctcctccccttcttctttaacctgtctcctccccttcttctttaatctgtctcctccccttcatctttaacctgtctcctccccttcatctttaacctgtctcctccccttcttctttaacctgtctcctccccttcatctttaacctgtctcctccccttcttctttaacctgtctcctccccttcttctttaacctgtctcctccccttcatctttaacctgtctcctccccttcttctttaatctgtctcctccccttcatctttaacctgtctcctccccttcatctttaacctgtctcctccccttcttctttaacctgactcctccccttcatctttaacctgactcctccccttcatctacactgattgaagtggatttagtgacatcagtaagggagcatagatttcacctggatccACCTGGTCAATttagcttacaattggctcattcatcccccctcctctcccctgtaactattccccaggttgttgctgtaaatgagaatgtgttctcagtcaacttacctggtaaattAAGGGTACTCCTTcatttatgtcatggaaagagcaggtgtccctaatgttttgtacactccgtgtgTATAACCACTAATATTATAGTCCTACCATCTCTTCCCACAGCAGTAGGATTATATTTACGCCTGCAGCCATGTAGAACCCATAGTTAGAGGACGTAACATTGCATCTGTACCATTATAGCGTCTGTGAGAGCACaggcagcaccattgaggccatctccatttagagatagtcaattttcttcttctactacttctatgagttggcaaacaaactgaaagggtgcacaCCGCCACCTAGAGGGGTGTTGTTTGAGCAGGCctaaagccaaggttggtgatgTACTGCCACCTAGAGGGTGTTGTTTGAGCAGGCGTAAAGCAAAGGTTGGTGATGTACCGCCACCTAGAGGGTGTTGTTTGAGCAGGCgtaaagccaaggttggtgatgTACTGCCACCTAGAGGGTGTTGTTTGAGCAGGCctaaagccaaggttggtgatgTACTGCCACCTAGAGGGGTGTTGTTTGAGCAGGCgtaaagccaaggttggtgatgTACTGCCACCTAGAGGGGTGTTGTTTGAGCAGGCgtaaagccaaggttggtgatgTACTGCCACCTAGAGGGTGTTGTTTGAGCAGGCgtaaagccaaggttggtgatgTACCGCCACCAGGAGGGGTGTTGTTTGAGCAGGCctaaagccaaggttggtgatgTACCGCCACCTAGAGGGGTGATGTTTGAGCAGGCCTAAAGCCAAGGTTGTTGATTTACTGCCACCTAGAGGGGTGTTGTTTGATTAGGCctaaagccaaggttggtgatgTACTGCCACCTAGAGGGGTGTTGTTTGAACAGGCGTAAAGCCAAGGTTGTTGATTTACTGCCACCTAGAGGGATGTTGTTTGAGCAGTTGTAAAGCCAAGGTTGTTGATTTACTGCCACCTAGAGGGTGTTGTTTGAGTAGGCGTAAAGCCAAGGTTGTTGTTGTACTGCCACCTAGAGGGTGTTGTTTGAGCAGTCgtaaagccaaggttggtgatgTACTGCCACCTAGAGGGGTGTTGTTTGAGCAGTCGTAAAGCCAAGGTTGTTGATGTACTGCCACCTAGAGGGGTGCTGTTTGAGCAGGCATAAAGCCAAGGTTGTTGATGTACTGCCACCTAGAGGGGTGTTGTTTGAGCAGGCATAAAGCCAAGGTTGTTGATGTACTGCCACCTAGAGGGGTGTTGTTTGAGCAGGCGTAAAGCCAAGGTTGTTGATGTACTGCCACCTAGAGGGGTGTTGTTTGAGCAGGCGTAAAGCCAAGGTTGTTGATGTACTGCCACCTAGAGGGGTGTTGTTTGAGCAGTCGTAAAGCCAAGGTTGTTGATGTACTGCCACCTAGAGGGTGTTGTTTGAGCAGGCGTAAAGCCAAGGTTGTTGATGTACTGCCACCTGGAGGGTGTTGTTTGAGCAGTcataaagccaaggttggtgatgTACTGCCACCTAGAGGGTGTTGTTTGagcaggtataaagccaaggttggtgatgTACTGCCACCTAGAGGGTGTTGTTTGAGCAGGCctaaagccaaggttggtgatgTACTGCCACCTAGAGGGTGTTGTTTGagcaggtataaagccaaggttggtgatgtactgccacctagagggtgttgtttgaacaggcttaaagccaaggttggtgatgTACCGCCACCTAGAGGGTGTTGTTTGAGCAGGCGTAAAGCAAAGGTTGGTGATGTACTGCCACCTAGAGGGTGTTGTTTAAGCAGGCgtaaagccaaggttggtgatgTACTGCCACCTAGAGGGTGTTGTTTGagcaggtataaagccaaggttggtgatgTACTGCCACCTAGAGGGTGTTGTTTGagcaggtataaagccaaggttggtgatgtactgccacctagagggtgttgtttgaacaggcgtaaagccaaggttggtgatgTACTGCCACCTAGAAGGGTGTTGTTTGAGCAGGCGTAAAGCCAAGGTTGTTGATGTACTGCCACCTAGAGGGGTGTTGTTTGAGCAGGCgtaaagccaaggttggtgatgTACTGCCACCTAGAGGGTGTTGTTTGAGCAGGCGTAAAGCAAAGGTTGGTGATGTACTACCACCTAGAGGGTGTTGTTTGAGCAGGCgtaaagccaaggttggtgatgTACCGCCACCAGGAGGGGTGTTGTTTGAGCAGGCctaaagccaaggttggtgatgTACCGCCACCTAGAGGGGTGATGTTTGAGCAGGCCTAAAGCCAAGGTTGTTGATTTACTGCCACCTAGAGGGGTGTTGTTTGATTAGGCctaaagccaaggttggtgatgTACTGCCACCTAGAGGGGTGTTGTTTGAACAGGCGTAAAGCCAAGGTTGTTGATTTACTGCCACCTAGAGGGATGTTGTTTGAGCAGTTGTAAAGCCAAGGTTGTTGATTTACTGCCACCTAGAGGGTGTTGTTTGAGTAGGCGTAAAGCCAAGGTTGTTGTTGTACTGCCACCTAGAGGGTGTTGTTTGAGCAGTCgtaaagccaaggttggtgatgTACTGCCACCTAGAGGGGTGTTGTTTGAGCAGTCGTAAAGCCAAGGTTGTTGATGTACTGCCACCTAGAGGGGTGCTGTTTGAGCAGGCATAAAGCCAAGGTTGTTGATGTACTGCCACCTAGAGGGGTGTTGTTTGAGCAGGCATAAAGCCAAGGTTGTTGATGTACTGCCACCTAGAGGGGTGTTGTTTGAGCAGGCGTAAAGCCAAGGTTGTTGATGTACTGCCACCTAGAGGGGTGTTGTTTGAGCAGGCGTAAAGCCAAGGTTGTTGATGTACTGCCACCTAGAGGGGTGTTGTTTGAGCAGTCGTAAAGCCAAGGTTGTTGATGTACTGCCACCTAGAGGGTGTTGTTTGAGCAGGCgtaaagccaaggttggtgatgTACTGCCACCTAGAGGGTGTTGTTTGAGCAGTcataaagccaaggttggtgatgTACTGCCACCTAGAGGGTGTTGTTTGagcaggtataaagccaaggttggtgatgTACTGCCACCTAGAGGGTGTTGTTTGagcaggtataaagccaaggttggtgatgTACTGCCACCTAGAGGGTGTTGTTTGagcaggtataaagccaaggttggtgatgtactgccacctagagggtgttgtttgaacaggcttaaagccaaggttggtgatgTACTGCCACCTAGAGGGTGTTGTTTGAGTAGGCGTAAAGCAAAGGTTGGTGATGTACTGCCACCTAGAGGGTGTTGTTTAAGCAGGCgtaaagccaaggttggtgatgTACTGCCACCTAGAGGGTGTTGTTTGagcaggtataaagccaaggttggtgatgTACTGCCACCTAGAGGGTGTTGTTTGagcaggtataaagccaaggttggtgatgtactgccacctagagggtgttgtttgaacaggcgtaaagccaaggttggtgatgTACTGCCACCTAGAAGGGTGTTGTTTGAGCAGGCGTAAAGCCAAGGTTGTTGATGTACTGCCACCTAGAGGGGTGTTGTTTGAGCAGGCgtaaagccaaggttggtgatgTACTGCCACCTAGAGGGTGTTGTTTGAGCAGGCGTAAAGCAAAGGTTGGTGATGTACTACCACCTAGAGGGTGTTGTTTGAGCAGGCGTAAAGCCAAGGTTGGTTATGTACTGCCACCTGccgttatggaatgtttgctcaccagtataattcattggctgaaccctcctgatgacctggatggaaatgtgtgatccttccttaacccataggaagtcccacccggttgactacttcaaaattgtGAAAGTCCTCAATGGTGCTGCGCTTGCTAAAAGAGTCTTTTTGGGCACTAGagtcctctatcattctctatggtagAACCACAGTCAGGTTTCAGCACCCATACATGAGATAATACTGCCTCCTACTGACATGACTTGATAATGCAGGATGGGTAGGCTAGACCGGGCAATGCTGGGTTTACTTGCGGTCAGTGCCAATATGGTCCGACAGTGACCTGTATCCAGGGAAGACCAGCCCCCACTTTCAATTGGCTCCTGGATGCTTCTCTTTCAATTGGCTCCTGGATGCTTCTCTTTCAATTGGCTCCTGGCTACTTCCTTGTTCTACAGGTCTACAGAGTTGGAGCTCACTTAGCAGCAGAACTAATGCGAGAGTTTGGTTTTGAAGCCAGAGAGGATGGGTCGGAGATAGATTACACTGTTAGTTTCggaataaaaaacaaaaataattgaACAATTTCAGTTAATAAAAACTGACGACTGTCTATTTTTTTTGATGAAGGTAGTGATGACGAGTGCACTGTTGATTGTCTGCGTTGCATGCGTGAGCTTGCTGTAACTGTCACCCCCTGACCATTGGCTACAAAATATGAGTTACTTCTCACACTGTTGCGGGACTGCAGTGATTGGCAACCAGGAGTGAAGGACACTGTGTCCAGGTGTTGTTGTCATTCATGCTCTCCCCATTGAGTAGACTGTATCACGTGACATTTAGATGGCTAACCAATGTGAGTTATTTCTTGTGTAAGCTGCTATCTTATCTGAAATGTAATCCTGGGAGGGAGAAATGGCTGGTAGACACCTCGATACAACACCACTGAACTGAATGGTTTTCGGGACCTGGTCTATATAGCCTAATATCTAATTGCTTTTTGCTGTTCAGCTCCAGGTTTGAAACTAAGTTGAACCATATGCATGTAGAGATGCTATAAGTCATGTAATTGTATGGATATGTGGACCTGTCTGAACTATATTCTCTATTCTGACTGCCGCTTCCTGTTCCTCTCCCAGGCACCATCAACAACAAGCAGTTCCAGATCTTCAACCTGACGTCTCTCACCAAGTCAGAGGCCGTCCTGTCGGCCACGCTCCACTACTACATAGGAGACCTCCAGAACAGTTTCCAGCACCCGGGCTGCAACAGCACCACCAGGCCCAAGCCCAAGAGCTGTGGAGCTCCGTCCCCATCCCTGTCCCGCCACGGCCCCAGTAGACACAGCCACGTCCAGATGGGTGTGTGGAGCTTCGCCTCAGTGGATAACCATATCAGGACTTTGGGCCACTTTGTGATCAATGTGTCTACACTATACAGGGACTTCATCTCTTGGCAGTGGAAGGATGTCACTCAGGTGGTGAACCAGGCCAAGCATCATGATGAGCTGCTGATCGGGATAGACGTGGCATCCCAGCCTGGACCCAGGCCCTGGAAGAAGTTCCTCTCAGACCGCTTTCCTTACATCCTGGTCTACGCCAACGACTCGACCATCTCCGAACCAGAGAGCGTGGTGTCAACACTACAGAGTCATCGGAGGCATCAAACCACGATAACCACGGAAGAAGGAGCATTCGCCTCCGGCTTCCACAAACTGGGGCTGCACGCTCAGAATAGCACCGCCGCTCAACAACAGACGCCTCCTCACAGACGCCGGCGCTCGGCTAGCGTCCTCCTCCCGCTCCAGAACAACGAGTTACCGGGGCCGGAGTACCCGTATGAGACGACGGGCTGGGACGAGACCAGCCCCTACGAACCGCTGGAGAACAAGCCAGTCCGTCGGCCGAGGAAAAAGACGCGCGGTAAGAGCCAGAGGCACGACGGTAAGATGCCCCTGCTGCAGTTTGACGAGCAGACGATAAAGAAGGCTCGTAAGAAGCAGTGGAACGAACCACGGAACTGTGCTCGTCGCTACCTGAAGGTGGACTTTGCAGACATTGGCTGGAGCGAGTGGATTATATCTCCCAAGTCTTTTGATGCCTACTACTGCTCAGGGTCATGCCAGTTCCCCATGCCTAAGGTATGTCTTCATGCTTCATGTAATTAATAATATAATGTGCCAGTATGTGTTTCCCAGAGTCCCCAACCCTCATCCCCATGCCTAAGGTATGTCTTCATGCTTCATTGCATCGGGTTTACGACCTGATATACTCTGAGTGTAAAAAAACATTAAGGAAACCTGCTCTTTCCGGAGGGGATTTTgaaaggtgtccttaatgttttgtacagatgaaccgtCAAAGAGAACCATCAATAAATGGGAAATGGGATTATACTCTTAGATAAAGTATTC is a window of Oncorhynchus mykiss isolate Arlee chromosome 11, USDA_OmykA_1.1, whole genome shotgun sequence DNA encoding:
- the LOC110536502 gene encoding bone morphogenetic protein 3-like translates to MAICPRLLLLLGWSYLFGGYCAMLKDHFTDVKIKGTSGHSGAARGDKDRSEKDEHDLLLQDTMAEHMQILYEQYNRAGFPFRDGNTVRSFKARWGTINNKQFQIFNLTSLTKSEAVLSATLHYYIGDLQNSFQHPGCNSTTRPKPKSCGAPSPSLSRHGPSRHSHVQMGVWSFASVDNHIRTLGHFVINVSTLYRDFISWQWKDVTQVVNQAKHHDELLIGIDVASQPGPRPWKKFLSDRFPYILVYANDSTISEPESVVSTLQSHRRHQTTITTEEGAFASGFHKLGLHAQNSTAAQQQTPPHRRRRSASVLLPLQNNELPGPEYPYETTGWDETSPYEPLENKPVRRPRKKTRGKSQRHDGKMPLLQFDEQTIKKARKKQWNEPRNCARRYLKVDFADIGWSEWIISPKSFDAYYCSGSCQFPMPKSLKPSNHATIQSIVRAVGVVSGIPEPCCVPDKMSSLSILFFDEDKNVVLKVYPNMTVDSCACR